The genomic DNA CACATGacgttatgggccaatgaaaatagtaaagaaaaagttttttttctgatttcaagagactgtcacccaagaaccaatgcatatatgcgactaatcattagtgatttgaacagtctatAAACGTAgatcaaagctgatcaaattacagggagctgagccaTATGTAAAGTTGTTTAATGAAGGCCCCAACATGTTCAAGCCCGAAACCCAGACAAacttttttacaaatttggGGGGaaggcatgtccaccagatatgatgcATAGCAGATatgtttgtatattctgagagagtagatgaagctgtattactatactaaATTTAATTGTCCTATGCGGTGTTGCTCCTGAGATAGTGGAAGCTAAACAACTACAGTAACAAAAATTGatacatacccccctcactaaatagTCCATATCTCAAAATGCATTCATCTGATCaacctaaaaatgtacagtgtgcctattgaataattatcaaacaattggtaaacatttcagaatttttgAGAAATGTCATGGAATGACCCTACTACTATctattggggggaaaaaacaaaaacatcacacattGGGATGTCCAGCGTGGCAAAAATATGTTGCATTTGTATATTTACATTATAAGCAAAGTTCTGATAATTAATGCTTACCCTCCATTGGCTTACCTCATATGCAAATGTGGCATCAAGAAGAAACTCCTGCAGCATCTTCTCACCCAATTCCTGGCTGGCCTGGTCACTCACAAAATGAAGCACCAGCACCTCACCGTGGAGGAAGTGTCCATGCTTCACCATAGACAACATGGCCACTCTAAACTTCTCCTGTAAGCTTTGACTCTTGTCTACTTTGGTGAACATCATCAGTGCATGGTAGCGTCGCTCACTAATCGGTGTCTCTCTTATCTTAGACTTTGAatcctctcttcctcctccgACGTCTTGATCCTCAGATCCTACAGGGGATAAGAGTTTGGTATCCAAAGTGAGGTCTGCGTCGTTTCTGATGGTGTTGTGGCTTGCTTGTGTTTGCTTGATCCTTTTAGTGGTGCTGGAAAAGTTTTGCTTCTCTGAGCCGAAGTAGTAAAAAGCTACAACGGCGAGTGCTGCAGCCAGGAGGACCACAAACTGATAGGATCTGAAGGTACTGATCCTACCCATGGTTCTGACCACTAGTCTGACGAGGCCCATATCTCCTCTTTGGTGTCATGAGAGTGGAAGGGTCGACAGGAAAAACCGTCATCCTTGCTTTAACTTTACAGATGGTGCCAAGTCATTTTAGATCTgcagaggaaaaacaaaaatttatgAATTTTCCATTATAACAACATAAAACCACATGTAAACACATGATTGTGCGCCTCTTTCTGCATAACATTTTGCAATGCACACACAAactaggggtgtcaaactcatcttaTATTACccagtttgatctaaagtgggctGGACCTGaaaatttcatgtttttatgaaTAGGAAAAGCAATTTAAAATTGTCTTTCCCCACTTCACACTTTTACATGTAAGAATCATTGTAGGTACCTTACAATATCATAATTGTAAAGCAAATGGTCAAcatgtctgattttttttaactaattttccCATTTGCCAGAATTCTGTTGCATAATTTTTGAGaattttctgggttttttttttttccttttttttttttttttttaattacgaTTCAATATTACTGCAAAACCCATCATATTTTGGTtgcattttattgaatttgggATATTTGGAGGGAGTCAAACATCTATAATACGATGATTTACAAGAAATGTCAGTCAGATATCTTCATCTACGACCATTTGGAATGATcaaattgtattaaaatacattcatttatcaAAACATTGtcagcattattattttttcttcttaaataaaaaaggcaaaacaaaTTCTCAGGGTTTTCATgcaaaaatgacagtaaatgaACGCACTAGGCATCTTTGACGGCTTGCGCTCAGATGTGTGgcaaaaaaaatctctttaaaATCACAGACAAGAGTGAAAAaaccacaatgacaaaaacttttcaaacaaaCAACTAGCTGACGATAAGGAAAataattagagctgggcaaaaaaaaaccaaaattgatttaatggatttattcaagtttaaaaaaaaaaatgtaacatattttttattttatttatttttttcccccaccagttttttcagactttttccaCATTCCGtacttgtgggttaccgtagcgtgaTATGAACCatccccctctttgtttacatgtgtttaccctttgagtagtcTATATGTGTggcacaggcatgtttaatttttctattcgcactatgctgagatgctaaagatattattttctaattgtgatgttataaaatatgtagttatctgatttcttaatcagaaaattgaagctactgagACGTTGCTGTTGCATTTTtacttaaacctgggttaaaggttgaaattgttgaatgacagagcctcatatactttttattttgggattattctatgcattttaactcttgaggacaatcacagcaataaagttgcattgTTGACATTATATCtcatgtctgcagtcattttaagtgcgttggggaaaaaaaatcgaaaatcgaatcgaaactcaattctttctttaaaaaaaaaaaaacgattttttttttttttttttttccccttcggTAAAATCGCTCAGCCCTAGAAATAATTGCACTGGGGGACATTGGAAGATTTAGCGCCTAGTCGCAGAAGGCTGAGTTGTTGCTATAGCTCAACTGGTTACCAGTTTAACTGGTGACTTATTTACGACGTAGCAAGGTGCAGCTGTTATTAAAAACTTACGTcatatattttaacatttaaaatagatATTTAGGTGGATTATGTATGTGTTTTAGTATGTTTCACGAAGGCACAGCTAAATACAGTTGCACGGATAAGATATTTTGAGTTATTAGGGTTATTTTAAACTACACTGTCCGTCACACGCTGGTCATATGACGTTACAGTCCGTGTCAGTCAGCAGCTAATGTCCAAAATCAAACATAACACCAAAGAAAATCAGGCATTTTTTTTACGTTTATAAAACATCCGACTTCACCATCTGAAGGACAAAGTTGGAGCTCTGTCACCAGGTAACACGCATACCTAATAAAATGGAACACCACCGTTGGAGAGATTTGGAGAAAAACCACAAGCACAGAGCCCTACAGAACAAATGTAGAGCATGTGTGTGGATACATACCTGTGCAAGTCTAAAACACAGACAATAAAACGCCACGGTTCTGCAGCCTTCTCCAGAAAAATAAATCCCAATCCCACATTGTGAGAAACTGGAGCTATCAGCTTTAGCAACGCAATCCTGTGGACACAGTCTTAACCACGCCCACACAGTGGCGCAGGTCGTGATGCATTTAAGTACTGTGGGAATAAAGACAATATTCCAGTATATTGCACAATCATCTTGATGTCAGTATTCATACAAGTTAGGGGCTACAAATAACAAAATGGGACGATATAGCAATGACAGTTATGAacagttgtttaaaaataacacaccgattcatacatttttgtttaacctGTTTATCAGAAAGACAAATATATACATGTGCAGAgcatttaatcattattaaccaattgacTTAATATAGTATCGTCTTTCATTCGGGTAAATGTTTATAAAATGTGAACAATAAAGCAAATAAGCGTATTTATTATCAAACAGGAACAAATGAAAtatcaaatgtaaaataataaaatacatatatatataaatcatacGAATTTATTGATTGCCTTGTTGTTCAGTTACTGTATTACCAAACATATTCCGATTTATATTGATATAACAAAGAGGTACTCTAACTTGTCTAAGTTTATCACTGACtcctgtattttattgtttaaatttaaacaaacaaaacgactcGATTCATACTATGGAAAGGAACCGATTATCTACACCGTGCTTTGAACTCAGCATTCTAGCCTCTCCACGGTCAATGcagtgttgctgctgctgtagcATTGTTGTATCGTGTGTCTCTGCTGTACAACCGCGTCTTTTCTTCGGGGGCGGTGCTCGCCACTGCTTCTGCTTGAACCCAAAACCTTACAAATTCTGCctttagtatatatatataatttttttttactacaagTCGGTGCTAGCTTAACGCTAGTTCTCCTCGTTCCTCGGTAAAAATGAGCTCCGGCACGCACGTCATCCAGGTGACTAATGTGTCTCCGAGCACGACGTCCGAACAAATGCGGACTCTGTTTGGATTCCTGGGAAACATCGAGGAGcttaaactctttccaccagaGTGAGTATTACTCAGTTGTTGTCAGTGAATCGGTTGTTTTGTCGTGTTCTCGACGGGCCCAGGGTGAGGCCTGTGGCGCAGAGTAGGCCTCAAAGCCTGTTAGCATATTAGCTAGCTAGCTTACCCGCGTATTTGCTAACCACGCTTACAATGCAGCAGGGCGGACTCAGGGAGCTTTAATGAATTAACTCAACATTTTAACAGTTGTATATTACAATCCAATACGATTGATTCACTAATATTCTGACTATATGTGTTAACTACTCCGGTTATTGTATTTATATCCGAATAAAGAGCGATCAGAAATCAGCCGTTTTTCTCTCGTTAAAATGGTAGATTAGCAACAGTAAATGAATCTCAGCTTGCCTTGGATCTAAAAATGGACTTAAATCAAGTTATAACTCAAATATAGATGACTTTGTACTTTTTTCCccttcttttatttattaacctgtttgaataaaagtcaaataaacaaatgttataTCTTATTGTGGATATCGTTTGGCCTCCCAGTTCGGTAGATTTTACTAATGCTAGTTATAATAATTTTAGATTCGTCTTCCAATATCGTCTGATTATGTTAAACAGcatgaatgtatatatttttatttcagttattgTAATCCCATCTTTATTACAATTCGatgttgtcaattttttttttttggtgaaagtggaaaataatttgttaataatttTCTTCCATTTCTCTCAATTGTTCTCTATTATGTTACTCCTGAACTACCCCACAGGTAGGAGCTGTCCAGGAGTTATATAGATATACTTAATGCATAGGGTTGGTATTGAAATCCCTGGCATCAGTGATGATATTAATGTTAGGTAGAAACATTGATTTACGTTTTTGTCTTGATTTAAAAACCCTTTTGTACACGTTATGATTTGTGATAATTTCATTAAAAGTATGTGAAGAACAGATTTTGTAGTGCAGGGTAAAGCTCTTTCCTTGGGTATTCTTTCACTTTTCCCAGAGGTTTGAAGAAGGCctgttgtttctctttttttgtattctttgCACAACTTGTCTATGTTTCCTTCCAGTGACTCTCCCTTGCCTGTGACTTCACGTGTCTGTTTTGTAAAATTCCATGAGTCCGAGTCGGTGGGAGTTTCTCAACACTTGACCAACACCGTCTTCGTGGACAGAGCCCTGATCGTTGTCCCTTTTGCTGAAGGTGGGGGTTCTGTACTATTTTCCAACCTCCTTTATGTCCCTCACATGGCTATTTCTCTATCATGCATCACCATGTGTAGGAGTATTTGTTTAAAACTGCAAAAACCAAATCAGCTATTGTGAgatagttattttgttttggttttttttaataccccCCCTCAAATACATTTAGCTAAGCTATTCACTGCTTGGCATTTGTAGGTATGTAAAAGGGAAATGTACATTTGTCTCTGTGTCTTACAATTTAGCTGTAAACTTCtctctctgttatttgtgttgtGGTTTTCATAGTGGACAAGTCAATTGCAGAGAGCCCCTTCCTTGCTGGCTGAAAGTGGTCCTCTGCTGCCATCAGGAGATTAGAAAAAATTTTGGCATCAGGCTCGCAAGCCTCCCCCTCTCTCTTGTTCTGCAGTAAAATGACAACtatttgtttctctctctcccctTCTCTCTGTTCAAGGCATCTTTTTCAAAAGTGCATACAAATTTTAGCACCACATGTCTCATAACAAATGAAGGGGTGGGAAAAGGAGGGTGTACAGTGATTCTCAATGCAGGGATCCGAGTAAAAATGAGGGAACTATTCTATCGATCAGTAGGCATGCACCAGAGTAGGGATGCCCTGATCAACAGGAGCAGTTTAAAGCATATTCAGGTATGCTTTAAAGAACTAGGGTTACGCTGTCACTGGTTCTTTGTTTTCATGATGGTTGGGTAAGTTTAAAGACCATGATTGTCTAATTTCAGCAACATTTTCCCTTTTCATTCATGCTAAAATAATTGGGTCTTTTGTTTGGCTGCAATTCTTGTGACTTAAAATAGTACCCATGTCCAAAAGTCATTAACTATGCATCTCATCCTGATTTCTGAAGGTGAGGAAACAAATACTGGTCCATGTCTGCGAGTTTAACTGTATTTCCTTTTAAATAATGTTACTCTTAGTGAACAAATACGTGCTCGGGCCTTTGTGTTATTAAGACTCCTGATTATAAGTTGGTGTAGCTGGGAGCACCCAGAAATGGTCAGGGCATCCCTACACTCAGCACAGCATGCAACATAGACCAACTAATCAGCTGTGCATGCTAGACTAGATTGTAAACGTGTGTACCGTCATCTGCAGATGGTGTGGAAGGTAAATGGATCATGATCAGCCTTTTTTGATCATGACAAGCACATAGACAGCTTTTATTTGCTTCCTGTGCCCAAGTGTAGTGGGCACATACGTTCTTTCTCAGCACTGACtgttcccacacacacacacacgatgcaTACGAGTAGTATGCAATGCTCTGCTTGAACGTTgcagtaaaaaatgtttttctctactttttttttttaaaatataaaattgaccCTTTCCACACATGACTGAACGAGTTGAGTGACTCTAAAGTTTAACGGTggtgtttctttttgttgttgtgttttacaGTTCTTTTTCCTGGTTCAGCCAGCCCTGCTGAAATGCCACCAACAGTTTTGTCTTCTGCAGCCTTATCCTGTTTCTCAAGTGTCCtttctgttgtttgtgtgtgtgtgtgtgtgtgtgtgtgtgtgtgggcgcgTGTGTCTCTCTCTCCCACCCTCCCTCTCTCCATCTCTCCCTTTTTGATATGCAAATATGATCACATGAAGAATTGCACAGTTTCAGATTGCACAGCCTTGGATGATGATCAGGGATTCATGTTTGGTTTTCTTCAGCTTTGGGCACATTTTGTCATGTTTAATACATTTGGTGGCTGAAGTCTTAAATTTTTTTAGTGCAGATTATCATGGAAAATGTTAAGTGTTTTTCCACACGCTGTTGGTTAAAACAGCATTGTATAAAACTTAGCTCTACCTTATCTGGTTTATGGAGTCAGGTGTTTTTAAACTATATGTATTGGCTTAAAAGGTAAACAGACTTGAGCCACTTCTGTTTTGTATTGGTGATGGTAAGTGATGTTAAAATGTACCCTTGTGTCTACACCCAAATCATGAACTTTGTTTTCTGTATCTCAATGTTTTTGTGTGCTTTATAGCGAAGCAGCCGGCGCGAGTCGCTTGTTCATAAAACATCTAATGAAAGTTGAGAGCACATCCCACGGGACAACTGGCTGTGCTTGCTTACGTTTGGTTCATGACTTAAAAATCAAGTACAGGTGATAAAATCTTGGCAGTGTTGATCACAGTGTGTATTGTGACTTTTAAACTCATCGATGCTAATCCTACAAATCATActtgcacaaaaaaaagaaaagagaaaaaataatcaGGGATCAAGATTTACAGACAAGACAGAAAAATAAGTggatttttattctgttttgatctttattaaagagaaattaGTTTCAGGTGGCTTGTCTGCAAGTCTTGTTTGAGTATTGTCGTTGTTTTCTGGGAGTGTGTTCTGAAATACTGTTGTTTTTCCAGGAGTGATTCCTGATGAATCCAAAGCTATGTCGTTACTGGCTCCAGCCAACGCTGTGGCAGGAATGATGCCCGGAGGAGGACTTCTACCAACACCCAACCCTTTAGCATCGGTGcgttttcatttttatcatactgtatattcacTTCTGCTTTAAATATGCACACTATTAAGTTCAGAGGCACAATGTTAAAggaaatctactgcaaatatcactttaaaaaattgcagaaatttaaaaaaaattcaggtgGAATAACTAATGCATGATAATTGTCCCCCAAATAATTTAGCATTGATGTAGAATTGCTATGTTCACACTCTTTAGATGGGAGGGACACCGTTTGGAGGTCTCGGAGGTCCCAACATGGAGCAGTTGGCTGCTATGGGAATGCCTGGCCCCAACATGAACCCCCAGGTGAGAACCTGCTTTTATCCCTGCCCACTCACTCATCCTGTCTCCCTACGAACATTTGTTCATGTGCTCCTTTTGTCCTCCAGGCTTTTTCTGCAGACTTTTTGAAGCTCATGCAATCAATGGACCCCAAGTAAGAACCTTTGTAAAAACTCATCTGAGCTGTAACCACGTTCTTTTTCTGATAAATGTAAGAAATAATTATCACTTTGCAGATTGAACCCATTAGCTGCTGGACTGGGCCTGAACCCTGGGATGAAAACCGACGCCTCTAATAAGGAGATTGAAGAAGCCATGAAGAGAGTTCGCGAAGCCCAGTCTCTTATTTCTGCTGCCATTGAACCAGGAAGTGAGTACAGGGAGGCTTGTTATAGTGAATGTAAAGCTTTACAAGCATTTTATGTTGCCCTGTTAGGCTCGTCTGTGtgtaaaacatgaaaatatgacCTTTGGTGTATTGATCGTAGAAAGATGTTCCCCATAGTCCTGTTTGATTGGCTTAGTAATGTTAGCTAGCTAGGAATAAGTCGTGTTTTTTAATAGTTCTTCTGTGTGCAGGTAAGAAGGATGACAAGCGCAAACATTCCCGCTCTCGTTCACGGTCACGACGCAGACGCTCAAGGTCTCGCTCAAGACACCGGTAAATACGaaccctttttttaaatccctaATAAAATCATAGTTCTTTTAATGAGTCCAAATGTGAACTCTTTCATTATGGCAGGCGTTCAAAGAGCAGGTCGCGACGTAGGTCTCATTCGAGAAATCGCAGGAAGTCCAAGAGCCCACGCAGGAGGCGGTCCCACTCACGGGATAGAAGCCGTCGCAGTAGATCCAGGTCAGCCACACAACTcgttaaatgaaaaacaatttgtgttttaattattgcTACAGCTTTGATCTCCAGTCATTTAGAATAGAAATGCATCTTTGATCTTATGATCCAAACAGGGACAGACGGAAGGAGGAAAAATCAAAGAAACGATCAAAAACTCCCCCAAAAAGTTACAGCAGCGCTCGCAGGTCTCGGAGCATCAGTCGGtaagctgctaatgctaaccctcACACACTACATCTGCACTtccatatataaatgataaaatatttgagtatatcagtccctgcagccTCTTCACTTACTTTGAgcaaaatttgccagattttggaaaattgagttctttcaacaatttgagtaaaaataactggaaaactgagctctgtaaatattgtggattttaattaaatgtttgtatttggaggggctgagatatctacaactgaattagttggtaatctacaaaatgtttcatgtttttctatcatttttgaGCGGGCCCATTTTGATTTTAAtgggccatatttggcccccaggccttaagTTTAACACATGCTTTAATTTAATCTTGCATCTTGTCTGTTTAAGGAGGCACAGGAGAAGTCGTAGTGCCTCTCGTTCACCAAGGAGAAGGCCTTCCAGGTCTCCTTCACCAAGGCGGTGAGTGTCTGTGTTTCACTTGTTTTGTATTTGGCCTGCAGTgactgaaaacatttcaaatgtcTACTCTGCAGCCATAAGAAGGACAAGAAGAAGGACAAGGAGCGCGAGAAGGAGCGGGACCGAGAGCGCAGAGAGGACAGGGACCGTAGCCGTGACGAACGAGAACGCTCCACcagcaagaagaagaaaagcaaaGACAAGGAACGCGACCGAGAACGCAAGTCGGACAGTGAGAAAGGAGATGTGAAGGTATATTTAGAGTGAGGAATGAGTTTCACTTTAAGCTGCCTATGGTGTTCTTCTTAAGCTTAACATGAGACTTCTCACAGGTGACCCGTGACTACGATGAAGAGGAGCAAGGCTACGACAGTGAGAAAGAAGgagaggaggatgatgatgagagGAAGAGCGACTCTGGCTCCGCCTCCTCCCCTAAAGGTGCTGAGGAAATGGAGCGATCTGATAGCCACGGCCCCAAGAAGTCCAAACAGAACGGAGATGATCACCATCAAGAAGACATGGAGATGAGCGACtgagggtgtttttttttttttttccttctttttcctAAAGtacctttttatatttttaatgtaggCCATGTCAAGTCTGTGCCTGATGACTCAGTTAAACTAAAGTCTTGTCCTGACTGTAGACACAATATGAAAGGGGAGAAGGAGCAGTCTGGAGTTTTGTGGAGAGCGATGCATTGCAAGAGAGAAATATAAATAAGATGAAACatggttttaaaatgttgttactGTGCTTTGGTAGGATCTTGTTTGATTTACAGTTAGTCGCCTCTCTGAAATGTTTTCTTCACCGTAGGATCCACAGTGAACTGAGGCATTTGTAAATATGACTCGTTGGAAATTGATCCTTATTTTGACTGTTAGCCATTTGCCACCCTCCACAGTGctgatttcttttcttttttccctgtGCCGTTTGCTTTCTGACCCCTGTATTTACAGCTCTTTGTAAGTGTATACTGTAGATTAAAATGTGCTGTCACGATCAAAAATATCTGCAGAAAGTTTTCCAAAGGAATAAAAATGGATTAAACTCCCTATTTGTGTTACTAAAGgctattcatttgttttattgtgcaAACTCTTAAGTTTGCTGCTCTGAACTTACAATAGATGTCTGTCCCCACCTAAACCACTAATACAAAGCAATGTACTGGACAGGCTAAAATCCTTTTCTACTAATAAGCCCTGCTAACTTTTTCAGAAACAAATGATCTATTTTAAAATAACTAGGAAGAAAATATACTTATTTCTGAACTGGTCTCCACAGTCCTGAAAAATAGAACGAGTTATGGACCCTAGTGAAGTGTTTTAACAGTTTCCCAGATTTCTCCTTGTTCAGAATGTGATTCAGAACCGACCTCATCTCACAATTCACCATTTGTAGTAAACTAAATATTGACTCCAAAGTTCTGTCCTCAGTTCTCTTCCATTATCTACAGCCAGCTCAGAAGTTCCAGGGACCTCCACTTTTTCTGACACcagttgaacacagacatgaacattgtagaaagtcatgtggagacatggCCATTTATAagagggaataaaggagagTTTTTTGGAGCACATCACTaatgtcagcaaaatgatggtccattgttctatgaatctgtgataaccacatttttttatctgaataatatccactgttatacaggaagtcTATTAGTTGCAACATAGTATTTTGACATctaaaagatgtaaatccttgttttaatcggcaataaaatgggttcaaagtgaccggaaaaggtggtgaaatgtgattttataacaccgaaattggttaaaagagtggccaaaaacagacagaaaaaaggggttaaagtgtcaatattggctgaaATGTGTCAGAATGGGGGGATTGGGGTTACGTCATTTAAAGATTAAgaccaattagtttaaactggcaaatgatgggGATGCTACATTTTGAATGtgtgttaaattggcaaaaaaaaataagcatgagatatggtgaaaagaggttaaaagtgacaaaaatgcatcaacatgtgcaacattaggttggaaaaatggtgtaaagggtttataaatgccaaAAGGCATAGAAATTTAATGCAGAAGTGGAAATAAtcaaaatgggttcaaattgttaatatataaatattctttgtgttttgaaggcatctggcgaccccatcccagtgtcttgtgaacACAGCTTcgaaggttgagaaccagtgctGTAAATAACCATCAAACCTAACCT from Gouania willdenowi chromosome 4, fGouWil2.1, whole genome shotgun sequence includes the following:
- the srsf11 gene encoding serine/arginine-rich splicing factor 11 isoform X2, which translates into the protein MSLLAPANAVAGMMPGGGLLPTPNPLASMGGTPFGGLGGPNMEQLAAMGMPGPNMNPQAFSADFLKLMQSMDPKLNPLAAGLGLNPGMKTDASNKEIEEAMKRVREAQSLISAAIEPGSKKDDKRKHSRSRSRSRRRRSRSRSRHRRSKSRSRRRSHSRNRRKSKSPRRRRSHSRDRSRRSRSRDRRKEEKSKKRSKTPPKSYSSARRSRSISRRHRRSRSASRSPRRRPSRSPSPRRHKKDKKKDKEREKERDRERREDRDRSRDERERSTSKKKKSKDKERDRERKSDSEKGDVKVTRDYDEEEQGYDSEKEGEEDDDERKSDSGSASSPKGAEEMERSDSHGPKKSKQNGDDHHQEDMEMSD
- the srsf11 gene encoding serine/arginine-rich splicing factor 11 isoform X1, whose protein sequence is MSSGTHVIQVTNVSPSTTSEQMRTLFGFLGNIEELKLFPPDDSPLPVTSRVCFVKFHESESVGVSQHLTNTVFVDRALIVVPFAEGVIPDESKAMSLLAPANAVAGMMPGGGLLPTPNPLASMGGTPFGGLGGPNMEQLAAMGMPGPNMNPQAFSADFLKLMQSMDPKLNPLAAGLGLNPGMKTDASNKEIEEAMKRVREAQSLISAAIEPGSKKDDKRKHSRSRSRSRRRRSRSRSRHRRSKSRSRRRSHSRNRRKSKSPRRRRSHSRDRSRRSRSRDRRKEEKSKKRSKTPPKSYSSARRSRSISRRHRRSRSASRSPRRRPSRSPSPRRHKKDKKKDKEREKERDRERREDRDRSRDERERSTSKKKKSKDKERDRERKSDSEKGDVKVTRDYDEEEQGYDSEKEGEEDDDERKSDSGSASSPKGAEEMERSDSHGPKKSKQNGDDHHQEDMEMSD